A portion of the Pedobacter cryoconitis genome contains these proteins:
- a CDS encoding MFS transporter has protein sequence MNRQTDQAVIQQLTDENQEPSRISKQRLKAIFGGSVGNLVEWYDWYAYSAFSIYFSSSFFPSGNLTAQLMNTTGIFALGFLMRPIGGWMFGRIADKVGRKQSMTLSVLLMSMGSLLIALTPTYKTIGLVAPVLLLTARLLQGLSVGGEYGVSATYLSEMATKNRRGFYSSFQYVTLIGGQLIALGIQIILQRALTEDQLISWGWRIPFVIGALLSVVALYLRKSLHETKAFEARKSKKDSGTIRELLKHPRAILTVVGMTLGGTLAFYTYTTYMQKFLINTVHLSKGDATLLSFFSLLIFALLQPVFGTLSDRVGRKPLLIGFGVLGAIFTVPLLTTLSNTTSQWSAFFLLLAGLIIVSGYTSINAIVKAELFPAQIRALGVGLPYGITVAIFGGTVEYLALWFKKIGHEPYFYWYITTCIFLSLVVYVFMRESKETSKLNEDPEN, from the coding sequence ATGAACCGACAAACTGACCAAGCTGTGATTCAACAATTAACTGATGAAAATCAAGAACCGTCCAGAATCTCAAAACAAAGGCTGAAAGCTATATTTGGAGGTTCAGTAGGGAATCTGGTAGAATGGTATGACTGGTACGCCTATTCTGCCTTCTCCATCTACTTTTCTTCCTCCTTTTTTCCCTCAGGTAATTTGACAGCTCAATTAATGAATACTACGGGGATTTTTGCACTCGGCTTTTTGATGCGCCCAATCGGTGGATGGATGTTTGGCCGTATCGCCGATAAAGTAGGACGTAAACAAAGTATGACGCTATCTGTGCTGCTCATGTCCATGGGATCATTACTCATCGCATTAACGCCTACCTACAAAACAATAGGATTGGTAGCTCCGGTATTGCTGCTAACCGCCAGATTATTACAAGGACTTAGCGTTGGGGGTGAATACGGAGTTTCTGCTACCTACCTAAGCGAAATGGCAACCAAAAACAGGCGGGGTTTTTATTCCAGCTTTCAATATGTTACACTAATCGGAGGACAACTGATTGCATTGGGTATACAGATCATACTTCAAAGAGCCCTCACGGAAGACCAGCTGATTTCCTGGGGATGGCGCATTCCTTTCGTCATTGGAGCTTTACTATCTGTTGTAGCCCTTTACCTTCGTAAAAGTCTGCATGAAACAAAAGCCTTTGAAGCCCGGAAAAGCAAAAAAGATAGTGGAACAATCAGAGAATTACTTAAACACCCCAGGGCTATACTTACTGTGGTAGGAATGACATTGGGAGGAACCCTGGCATTTTATACGTATACGACCTATATGCAGAAATTCCTCATCAATACCGTTCATTTATCCAAAGGAGATGCTACGCTGCTATCTTTCTTCTCCCTGCTCATTTTTGCCTTATTACAGCCTGTTTTCGGTACGCTTTCTGACCGTGTCGGTCGTAAACCGCTACTCATTGGTTTTGGTGTACTAGGAGCTATTTTCACCGTTCCATTACTTACCACCTTAAGTAATACAACTTCACAATGGAGTGCCTTTTTTCTTTTACTGGCAGGTTTGATCATTGTAAGTGGATATACCAGTATTAATGCAATTGTAAAAGCAGAATTGTTTCCGGCACAGATCAGGGCACTTGGCGTTGGTTTACCTTATGGGATCACGGTAGCCATATTTGGAGGAACAGTTGAATACCTGGCCTTATGGTTCAAAAAGATAGGGCATGAACCTTATTTCTACTGGTATATTACTACCTGTATATTCCTCTCACTTGTCGTGTACGTATTCATGAGAGAATCTAAAGAAACTTCAAAATTGAATGAAGATCCGGAAAACTAA
- a CDS encoding sialate O-acetylesterase, whose translation MMINLRYGVAGLFNLKMNRVIFILFLLVLSFNKTYSQDKNFHIYICFGQSNMEGNAKFEPQDTVAPGQRFQVLEAVDCPDLNRKKGHWYPAVPPLTRCYTGLTPADYFGKTMIANTPREVSIGVINVAVGGCKIELFDKDNYKSYVATAPDWMINTINAYDGNPYHRLVEMAKLAQKEGVIKGILLHQGESNNNDTLWTKKVKVVYDHLLKDLNLKSNTVPLLAGELVGEDQGGACAGMNKIIAKLPLTIPTAYVISSRGCEGVADKLHFSAAGYRKLGKRYAAKMLSLQGYANINPE comes from the coding sequence ATGATGATCAATTTAAGGTATGGAGTGGCTGGCTTATTCAATTTGAAAATGAACAGGGTGATTTTTATTTTATTCCTTTTGGTACTGTCTTTTAACAAGACTTATTCGCAGGATAAAAATTTCCATATTTATATCTGTTTTGGACAATCTAATATGGAAGGCAATGCGAAATTTGAACCCCAGGATACAGTTGCACCAGGTCAGCGTTTTCAGGTTTTAGAAGCTGTGGATTGTCCGGATCTGAACAGAAAAAAGGGACATTGGTATCCTGCTGTTCCACCTTTGACCCGTTGCTATACAGGGCTTACACCTGCTGATTACTTTGGGAAAACGATGATAGCCAATACACCCAGAGAGGTTAGCATAGGCGTAATTAATGTTGCTGTAGGCGGATGTAAAATTGAATTGTTTGATAAGGATAATTATAAATCCTATGTGGCTACGGCACCAGACTGGATGATCAATACGATCAATGCATATGATGGAAATCCTTACCACAGGTTAGTAGAAATGGCAAAGCTTGCGCAAAAAGAGGGTGTAATCAAAGGAATTTTATTGCATCAGGGCGAATCAAATAATAACGACACCCTATGGACTAAAAAAGTGAAAGTGGTTTATGATCATTTGTTAAAAGATCTGAACCTTAAAAGCAATACTGTGCCCTTACTAGCAGGTGAATTGGTTGGTGAAGATCAGGGAGGTGCATGTGCGGGTATGAATAAAATTATAGCAAAGCTTCCGCTCACTATTCCTACTGCTTATGTGATCTCTTCCAGGGGCTGTGAAGGGGTTGCAGATAAATTACATTTTAGTGCGGCAGGTTATAGAAAACTAGGGAAACGGTATGCTGCTAAAATGCTTTCATTGCAGGGCTATGCAAATATAAACCCGGAATAA
- a CDS encoding penicillin-binding protein activator LpoB, giving the protein MKFNRLLTVTALAASGMMIASCSSRQVTRVSTDQTIDISGSWNNSDSRMVADELTKNILTANWLGTHQDEHQGKKPVVIVGFVQNKSHEHIDAETFVKDIESSFIQTQRVRLVQGGKKREELRAEKADQQTNASNSTIKKFGLENGADYILQGSINSIVDAHKRQKVVYYQVNLELTNIQTNEVVWIGEKKIAKYVKN; this is encoded by the coding sequence ATGAAATTCAATAGATTATTAACGGTTACAGCGCTTGCCGCTTCAGGAATGATGATTGCATCCTGCTCATCCAGACAAGTAACACGTGTGAGTACAGATCAGACCATTGACATTAGCGGATCTTGGAATAACAGTGATTCCAGAATGGTGGCAGATGAACTGACTAAAAACATCCTGACTGCAAACTGGTTAGGCACCCATCAGGATGAACATCAAGGCAAAAAACCAGTAGTAATTGTTGGATTTGTTCAGAATAAAAGCCATGAACATATTGATGCAGAGACTTTTGTAAAAGACATCGAAAGTTCTTTCATTCAGACACAAAGAGTACGTTTAGTACAAGGTGGTAAAAAACGTGAAGAATTACGTGCAGAAAAAGCAGATCAGCAAACAAATGCTTCTAACTCAACTATCAAAAAGTTCGGTTTAGAAAACGGGGCTGATTATATTCTTCAGGGATCAATTAACTCTATTGTAGATGCACACAAACGTCAGAAAGTAGTTTATTATCAGGTAAATCTTGAATTGACCAACATTCAGACTAATGAAGTGGTTTGGATCGGTGAGAAGAAAATAGCCAAATACGTTAAAAACTAA
- a CDS encoding sialate O-acetylesterase translates to MDQTRRISVFIFFYFLLIGHGYSQITLPGIIADSMVLQREVPLKIWGWASAGEKVSISFNGKNVKTVTGPGGKWMAKLPAMKAGGPFKMKLIGKNTIVLKNILIGDVWLCSGQSNMVHQMKLHNITYAADIAAANYPAIRQYWVPTTTSLAGPKESLPQHSWKSANPKDINEFSVVAYFFAKQLFIKYGIPIGIINSSVGGSSIEAWTSEEGLKNNAELTAVITRNKDTSFVNGINRKALASPGKRKEADQGLAGDVKWYETQYQPKGWRNINIPGYWEDQGIRDLNGVVWYRRELDVPADMAGMTVRIHMGRIIDADKFYINGQLIGSTGYQYPQRRYNLASGILKPGKNILVIRVENTAGKGGFVPDKPYYLEAGNHKLDLKGEWQYKVGESYLPVARTGPDRISEQGQPAALYNAMIAPLTNAALKGILWYQGESNVGNANAYRKFLPELIKDWRTHFGQSELPFYYVQLPNFGDMCYHPVESNLAVIREAALQTLKVPYTGMAVTIDLGEWNDIHPDDKKTVGDRLSLIARHFSYGERNLVYSGPLFESSRIDGNTIVISFNHTGTGLTAIDGEPLSQFEIAGEDKKFVWAKAYIAGDKVVVSAVEVPVPKYVRYAWADNPVNPNLYNLEKLPASPFRTDR, encoded by the coding sequence ATGGACCAGACCAGGCGAATTTCAGTTTTTATATTCTTTTACTTTTTACTGATCGGTCATGGTTATTCACAGATAACCCTGCCAGGTATAATAGCCGATAGCATGGTGCTGCAACGCGAAGTACCCCTTAAAATCTGGGGCTGGGCATCGGCGGGAGAAAAAGTGTCTATCAGCTTCAATGGTAAAAATGTAAAAACTGTTACAGGTCCCGGTGGAAAATGGATGGCAAAACTTCCGGCCATGAAAGCAGGCGGCCCTTTTAAAATGAAGCTGATTGGAAAAAATACAATTGTACTGAAAAATATTTTGATTGGAGATGTGTGGTTATGCTCCGGGCAATCTAATATGGTTCATCAGATGAAATTGCATAACATTACCTATGCTGCTGATATTGCAGCTGCCAATTATCCTGCTATCCGGCAATATTGGGTACCGACCACAACGAGTTTAGCAGGGCCAAAGGAAAGTTTGCCACAGCATTCCTGGAAATCTGCCAATCCAAAGGATATCAATGAATTTTCGGTTGTCGCGTATTTTTTTGCAAAGCAGCTTTTTATCAAATACGGGATTCCCATAGGCATCATTAATTCAAGTGTTGGCGGGTCCTCAATTGAAGCATGGACGAGTGAAGAAGGGTTAAAAAATAACGCTGAGTTAACAGCAGTGATCACACGGAATAAAGACACCTCGTTTGTGAATGGAATTAACCGGAAAGCTTTAGCCAGCCCTGGTAAAAGAAAAGAAGCAGATCAGGGGCTGGCAGGCGATGTAAAATGGTATGAAACGCAATATCAGCCAAAGGGTTGGAGAAATATAAATATACCAGGATATTGGGAAGATCAGGGGATACGTGATTTAAATGGTGTGGTTTGGTACCGCCGGGAACTTGATGTCCCGGCGGATATGGCTGGAATGACAGTGCGCATCCATATGGGCAGGATCATTGATGCGGATAAATTTTATATAAACGGTCAGTTAATCGGCAGTACAGGATACCAATACCCACAAAGAAGATATAACTTAGCTTCAGGAATTCTGAAACCTGGAAAAAACATCCTGGTCATCAGGGTTGAGAATACAGCTGGAAAGGGAGGTTTTGTACCAGACAAACCTTATTATCTTGAGGCCGGCAACCATAAGCTTGATCTCAAAGGAGAATGGCAGTATAAAGTTGGAGAATCCTATCTCCCGGTCGCCAGAACCGGCCCGGATAGGATATCAGAGCAAGGTCAGCCAGCAGCATTATATAACGCAATGATTGCACCACTTACAAACGCTGCTTTAAAAGGGATTTTGTGGTACCAGGGAGAAAGTAATGTTGGAAATGCGAATGCGTACAGGAAATTTTTACCTGAGCTGATCAAAGATTGGAGAACCCATTTTGGTCAGTCAGAGCTCCCTTTTTATTATGTACAGTTGCCAAATTTTGGTGATATGTGTTACCACCCGGTTGAAAGCAATCTGGCTGTAATCAGAGAGGCGGCATTACAAACCCTGAAAGTTCCCTATACCGGAATGGCGGTCACGATCGATCTTGGGGAGTGGAATGACATTCATCCCGATGATAAGAAAACTGTAGGAGACCGGCTTTCCCTGATTGCAAGACATTTTAGCTATGGAGAACGGAACCTGGTTTATTCAGGACCTCTTTTTGAGTCTTCAAGAATTGACGGCAATACTATAGTTATCAGTTTTAACCATACAGGAACTGGCCTTACTGCAATTGATGGTGAACCACTATCTCAATTTGAAATTGCTGGTGAAGATAAAAAGTTTGTATGGGCCAAAGCCTATATAGCCGGCGATAAAGTTGTGGTGTCGGCGGTTGAAGTTCCGGTTCCAAAATATGTGCGGTATGCCTGGGCTGACAATCCTGTCAATCCTAACTTATATAATTTGGAAAAGCTGCCTGCTTCTCCTTTCCGGACAGACAGGTGA
- a CDS encoding COG3014 family protein — translation MTTIRTYTLRASVVGLMLFLFGCASYNDRITPYYKNISTGNYKEAQIELDKNSLIQKPRNKLLFLMEKGRVSHLLGDYENSNRYFNEADQMLEIGLTGTLDATVGVLVNPMTQRYKGEDFEKFMIHYYKALNYLYLHNTDEAVVEARRITLQAQEQGDKFKNKDKRYAQDSFSLMLQGMVYESNKDVNNAFISYRNAVEIYQKSPDKTYYGTQMPLGLQQDVIRTAYLNGFTSEAVQFETAFGIKYKPEKAPEGGELIFFWENGLAPVKKQEDLFFTLTRGDGGNLFFSNAAGGLLIPFVYSGDRDKLNIKAVESLRASFPKYVAQPSYYASAVIKNTQGDVTLEKAEDINELAFRTLQQRTLNEMSKVLSRLAVKKLAEYALRESAKREGQKNNTLLEGLGYGMQLYSLLSEKADTRNWQSLPSSISYARIPLKTGENEITLTLKNAQGADETKIIKVNGNGGIQFYNYATLR, via the coding sequence ATGACAACCATTCGTACGTATACTCTTCGGGCATCAGTTGTAGGATTGATGCTTTTTTTATTTGGTTGCGCAAGTTATAACGACCGTATTACCCCGTATTATAAAAACATTTCTACAGGGAATTACAAAGAGGCACAAATCGAACTCGATAAAAACAGCCTGATCCAGAAACCAAGAAATAAACTGCTGTTCCTGATGGAGAAGGGAAGAGTAAGTCATTTGCTTGGAGATTATGAAAACAGTAACCGGTACTTTAACGAAGCCGATCAAATGCTGGAAATAGGATTGACCGGTACGCTGGATGCAACTGTCGGTGTATTGGTAAACCCAATGACACAGCGTTATAAAGGGGAGGATTTCGAGAAATTCATGATCCATTACTATAAGGCACTCAACTATTTGTATCTGCATAACACAGATGAAGCGGTCGTTGAAGCCAGACGGATCACCCTGCAAGCCCAAGAACAAGGAGATAAATTCAAGAATAAAGACAAACGTTACGCTCAGGATTCCTTTTCTTTGATGCTGCAAGGCATGGTTTACGAAAGCAATAAAGATGTCAATAATGCATTTATATCTTATAGGAATGCAGTTGAGATCTATCAGAAAAGCCCGGATAAGACCTATTATGGTACACAAATGCCTTTAGGACTTCAACAAGATGTAATCAGAACAGCTTATTTAAATGGATTTACTTCAGAAGCTGTACAATTTGAAACCGCATTTGGCATCAAATATAAACCAGAGAAAGCACCAGAAGGCGGTGAACTGATTTTCTTTTGGGAAAATGGTTTAGCACCTGTTAAAAAACAAGAAGACTTATTCTTTACTTTAACCAGAGGCGACGGTGGAAATCTATTTTTTAGCAACGCAGCTGGCGGATTACTTATTCCATTTGTATATAGCGGCGATCGGGACAAACTAAATATTAAAGCCGTAGAAAGCTTAAGAGCTTCCTTCCCTAAATATGTAGCACAACCTTCTTACTACGCTTCGGCAGTCATTAAGAATACGCAGGGCGATGTAACGCTGGAAAAAGCAGAAGATATCAATGAACTTGCTTTCAGGACACTTCAACAGCGCACGCTGAATGAAATGAGTAAAGTTCTTTCCAGACTTGCAGTTAAGAAATTAGCAGAATATGCTTTACGCGAAAGTGCGAAAAGAGAAGGTCAGAAAAATAATACCTTACTGGAAGGTCTTGGCTATGGCATGCAGCTCTATAGCTTGCTATCTGAGAAGGCTGATACCCGTAACTGGCAATCACTTCCCAGTAGTATTTCTTATGCCCGTATACCCTTGAAAACAGGTGAAAACGAAATTACGTTAACACTTAAAAATGCACAGGGAGCAGATGAAACCAAAATCATTAAAGTGAATGGGAATGGAGGAATTCAATTTTATAACTACGCTACCTTACGCTAA
- a CDS encoding DUF1573 domain-containing protein, translating into MKKLIILLTFVLGVTVTSFAQSKPAEFKFEKETHDFGKVPLTGPVSVEFKFVNVGDAPLILTKVETTCGCTVPTYTQTPIKKGESGLIKVTYTPAGSPLPFSKSITINSNAKTPTKVLYIKGETVAGK; encoded by the coding sequence ATGAAAAAGCTAATTATACTATTAACCTTTGTCTTAGGTGTTACCGTTACTTCATTTGCACAAAGCAAACCAGCTGAGTTTAAATTCGAAAAAGAGACACATGATTTTGGAAAAGTTCCATTGACAGGCCCTGTTTCTGTAGAATTTAAGTTTGTAAATGTTGGTGATGCGCCACTTATTTTAACAAAAGTAGAGACTACTTGCGGCTGTACTGTACCAACTTACACACAAACGCCTATTAAAAAAGGAGAATCAGGCCTGATTAAAGTTACTTATACGCCTGCTGGTTCACCATTGCCTTTCAGCAAAAGCATCACAATCAACTCTAATGCAAAAACACCTACTAAAGTGTTATACATTAAAGGAGAAACAGTAGCAGGAAAATAA
- a CDS encoding pyridoxal phosphate-dependent aminotransferase, with translation MPHISEKGIQMPASPIRKLTPFADQAKKEGKKVYHLNIGQPDIATPEGMLNAIKNIDFDVWAYTPSEGTLSYRTKLTEYYNKLGYDITPEDILVTVGGSEAITIAMQTCVNEGDEIIIPEPFYANYNGFACMSNVVVKPILSYIENGFALPAIAEFEKLITDKTKAIIICNPNNPTGYLYSREELQALKELCLKYDLFLFSDEAYREFCYDGREFISPMHLDGLEENVVIMDTVSKRYSACGARLGCLITKNKEVIKSGLKFAQARLSPGMVEQIAGTAAVDTPDSYFEEVNKEYTLRRDTLVSRLNAIDGVFCPNPGGAFYVVAKFPIDDADVFCQWMLESFDNNGETVMMAPATGFYSSPGSGKDEVRMAYVLNIGDLNKAMDCLTLALKQYPGKTN, from the coding sequence ATGCCACATATTTCAGAAAAAGGGATACAAATGCCCGCATCGCCTATTAGAAAACTAACTCCATTTGCAGATCAGGCAAAAAAGGAAGGTAAAAAAGTTTACCATTTAAATATCGGCCAGCCAGACATTGCCACACCAGAGGGCATGTTAAATGCAATTAAAAATATTGATTTCGATGTTTGGGCTTATACGCCTTCTGAAGGAACATTAAGCTATAGAACAAAACTTACTGAATATTACAATAAACTGGGGTACGATATCACTCCTGAGGATATTTTAGTGACTGTAGGTGGGTCTGAGGCTATCACAATTGCGATGCAGACTTGCGTGAATGAAGGTGACGAAATTATCATTCCTGAGCCTTTTTACGCAAATTATAATGGATTTGCTTGTATGAGTAATGTGGTTGTAAAACCAATCCTATCTTATATTGAGAATGGTTTTGCTTTACCAGCGATTGCAGAATTCGAAAAGCTGATCACTGATAAAACTAAGGCGATCATTATTTGTAACCCAAATAACCCGACAGGATATCTTTATTCAAGAGAAGAGCTTCAGGCTTTGAAAGAATTATGTTTAAAATATGATTTATTCTTATTTTCTGATGAAGCTTACCGTGAGTTCTGCTATGATGGCAGGGAATTCATTTCTCCTATGCACCTGGATGGTTTAGAGGAAAATGTAGTGATCATGGATACTGTTTCTAAAAGGTACAGTGCTTGTGGTGCGCGTTTAGGTTGTTTAATCACTAAAAACAAAGAAGTAATTAAGTCAGGATTGAAGTTTGCACAAGCAAGATTAAGCCCTGGAATGGTAGAACAAATAGCTGGAACTGCTGCTGTTGATACTCCTGATAGCTATTTTGAGGAAGTAAATAAGGAATATACTTTGCGCAGAGATACTTTAGTATCCAGATTAAATGCTATTGATGGTGTTTTCTGCCCTAATCCGGGTGGCGCTTTCTATGTAGTTGCCAAATTCCCTATTGATGACGCAGATGTATTTTGCCAATGGATGCTGGAAAGTTTCGACAACAATGGCGAAACGGTCATGATGGCTCCTGCAACTGGTTTTTACTCTAGCCCTGGCTCAGGTAAAGATGAAGTGAGAATGGCTTATGTATTAAATATTGGTGATTTAAACAAAGCAATGGATTGCTTAACGTTAGCGTTGAAACAATATCCTGGTAAAACGAACTAA
- a CDS encoding glycoside hydrolase 43 family protein, with translation MKKLTVIILAIFIPSFFDQLKAQEGYAGKQPVIFADVPDASIIRVGDTYYMSSTTMHMTPGVPVMKSKDLVNWKLVSYACQTLGNGDEMSLNKNRNAYGKGSWASSMRYHKGIYYVSTFSQTTGETYIYSTKDVEKGKWKVVSFKPVLHDHSLFFDDDGRVYMVYGSGRIKLVELNGDLSGLKAGTTEQVIIENAVLPPGNTGGLPAEGSQLFKVNGKYYLFNIIWPKNGMRTVVIHRSDQLTGPYESKIGFQDLGIAQGGLINKANGDWYAYLFRDFGAVGRTPYLVPVKWKEGWPVLGDHGKLPDTLNLPARKSLIPGIVASDEFNRKKGEANLPFVWQWNHNPENSLWSVSDRAGYLRLKTGRIELDFLQARNTLTQRTIGPFCSGVTSIDVSKMKDGDFAGLGLLQKNYGQVGVKITGNRKAVVMIIAENGRPVEKQNIPVSQNRIYLKIDCDFQNRNDTANFFYSLNGSTWIPVGSKLKMLYTIPQFMGYRYGLFNYATKTMGGQADFDYFRITDL, from the coding sequence ATGAAGAAGCTCACTGTTATTATTTTAGCAATTTTTATTCCATCCTTTTTTGACCAATTAAAAGCACAGGAAGGATACGCGGGAAAGCAGCCTGTAATTTTTGCTGATGTACCCGATGCTTCAATTATCCGTGTTGGGGATACCTATTATATGAGCAGTACGACCATGCATATGACTCCCGGCGTACCAGTGATGAAGTCGAAAGATCTTGTCAATTGGAAACTCGTTAGTTATGCCTGCCAGACCTTGGGTAATGGAGATGAAATGAGCCTCAACAAGAACAGGAATGCTTACGGGAAAGGTTCATGGGCCAGTAGCATGCGTTATCATAAAGGTATATACTATGTCAGTACTTTTTCTCAAACTACAGGTGAAACCTATATTTATTCAACAAAAGATGTGGAAAAAGGCAAGTGGAAAGTTGTCTCCTTTAAGCCTGTTTTACATGATCACTCCTTATTTTTTGATGATGATGGACGTGTCTACATGGTTTACGGATCGGGCAGGATTAAGTTGGTTGAATTAAATGGGGATCTTTCTGGTTTGAAGGCTGGTACCACCGAACAGGTAATTATAGAAAATGCAGTTTTGCCTCCCGGCAATACCGGAGGTTTACCTGCTGAAGGTTCCCAACTGTTTAAAGTGAATGGTAAGTATTATCTTTTTAATATTATCTGGCCAAAGAATGGCATGCGCACGGTGGTGATTCACCGGTCTGATCAGCTTACTGGCCCTTATGAAAGCAAGATAGGGTTTCAGGACTTAGGGATAGCTCAGGGAGGGCTTATCAATAAAGCGAATGGAGATTGGTATGCTTATCTTTTCAGAGATTTCGGAGCTGTTGGACGTACCCCTTACCTGGTACCAGTAAAATGGAAAGAAGGATGGCCAGTGCTGGGAGATCACGGTAAATTGCCAGATACGCTTAACTTACCAGCAAGAAAATCTCTGATACCGGGTATAGTTGCTTCGGATGAATTTAATCGCAAAAAAGGAGAGGCTAACTTGCCGTTTGTCTGGCAGTGGAACCACAATCCTGAAAACAGTCTTTGGTCTGTGAGCGACCGGGCCGGTTATTTACGCTTGAAGACAGGAAGAATTGAGCTGGATTTTTTACAGGCCAGGAACACACTAACACAACGTACGATAGGCCCATTTTGTTCAGGCGTAACTTCCATCGATGTATCCAAAATGAAAGATGGCGATTTTGCTGGTTTAGGTTTGTTACAAAAAAATTACGGACAAGTTGGCGTTAAAATAACAGGTAACCGTAAAGCTGTAGTCATGATTATTGCAGAAAATGGGAGGCCTGTTGAAAAGCAAAATATTCCTGTCAGTCAAAACAGGATTTATTTGAAAATTGACTGTGATTTTCAAAACAGGAACGATACAGCAAATTTCTTTTATAGCCTTAATGGCTCCACATGGATACCTGTTGGCAGCAAATTAAAGATGTTATATACTATCCCTCAGTTTATGGGGTATCGCTATGGGCTGTTTAATTATGCGACCAAAACAATGGGCGGCCAGGCAGACTTTGATTATTTTCGTATCACAGATTTGTAG